tggaccactgggcaacagttcagttcttcttcttcttagaccaggtaagatgcctctgacgttgtctgtggttcagcaaattccttgacacgtctgtgcgtggtggctcttgatgccttgaccttAGCCTCAGTTCATTCTTTGTGAAGTtcattcaaattcttgaattCGATTTTGCTTGATAATCCTCagctgcggttctcttggttggttgtgcatatttttcttccacactttttccttccactcaactttctgttaagatgcttggatacagcactctgtgaacaaccagcttttttggcaatgaatgtttgtggcttaccctccttgtgaagagtgttaatgattgtcttctggacaactgtcagatcagcagtcttccccatcattgtgtagcctagtgaaccaaacttttgaacgctcaggaaacctttccatgtgttttgagttgattagctgattggcatgtcaacatattctaatttgttgagatggtgtaTTGGTGGGTTATGTGGGCCAAAATCCTCATAATTAAAAACaaggcctgtttttttttatttattttttttattatttatttattttttgactaaTAAAATTGTacattctatttattattaatattattaataatattattttttttaaatgtgatgacAATTAACCAAAATTAATCATAAAAGGCTTCATTTATACATAAGATTTACAATTAAAGTTTTTATGAGACTCCATTCATAAATCTAAACTAAATCTAAACATGTTCTGCCATATTACAGACTCAAACAAGGGTTTTTGTTGGCCTGTGCTTGCTGACAGTTTTGTAAAGGTCATATTTTATCATGCTGAGTGGCTTTTATTCACTGTCTGGTCATCACACTCTCAAATGGGATTTTGTATTAATAGAGAGCCAGACATCTGATTCCAGTGACATTATCAAAATAGAACATCCTCTCCAGCGCATCACCTGCAGCGAGACGCAGCGAGATGCTGGAGAGCCGAGTTCTCATATAAATATTTCACAGCATGTTTGATGACTGTGCTTGATGCAGCGaggtcatttgtgtgtgtgtgtgtgtgtgtgtgtgcagcagtgCCTGTATGGATTTATGTCCAAATTCAGTGCTTGGCCATTttcaaatatgtgtgtgtttgttcagagtGTGTGTAGACTCATTTAGAGTCTGATGCTGGCCTACCTGTCTGTCAGGGCTCAGTGCCAGGACTAAATTTAGCAGCCCGCCTGCAAGATTACGAAAAAACGGGAGAGGGAGAAAACGCAGAGTGACTCATCCGTCCAGAAGATGGAATACATTTTTGTGCCTCTTTCTCTCCCTTCCTCCCTGCATGTCTTCTTATAGGGATTATAGAAATGATATTTTCCAGGGCCGCCCTCTTCCTCTGTCAGGCTCACCTGTTTTTTCATTTCCAGCTAAAAACACAGTCCTGTGTTGTTTTCCTGCTcttgcgtgtgtgagtgtgttgatGCCCAAAGTGGCACTAATGATAAAACATCAGTCGTGTTTTCCTTGTGTCTCTTTGTTGAAGCAGCTGTGTTCTAGCAGGCCTGGATGCTATCTGGACAACATGAATATGTGTGCGTTGTGATGTTATCTGGCAGAGACGAGGACATTGTCTGAGCGcagcctgtttgtgtgtgtatgtgtcagcGTGTAAGAGAAAAATGTAAACCTTCACATTTAGGCCACTAAAGTGGTTTTCcaatgtgattttttttgctCTGAGGGAACACTGATGCTATTGAACCCTGTCTGAAAAGAGCTGTGTCATCGATCTCAGTCCAAAATAATGCAGATCCTGAGATAAGTTACAGGGTTTGCTGGATTCAAAGTGAGTTTGCTGATTGATACAGAGGAGATAAAGAGCACAAAAAGCTCTTATGCTGAGAGGACATCAAACAGGTTACATGCTGCTTCATGTTGAATAgctgataatgtgtgtgtgtgtgtgtgtgtgtgtgtgtgtgtgtgtgtgtgtgtgtaggtcaaTGTTTTCCTATACTGTGGAGACCCGAGTGTTCACTTTATCTGAAAATGGTAATCAGCCAATTGTTACAAATGGATTAGGAATCATGCaaaatattttgatgaaaatCTAAGGTTTGATGTTAGGTATAGGGCTAGGGAATAGAAAATAAGAGTAGTTTTGTCCCAGTCATAAAACACAAATGATTGTGTTTTGTTATTTGAAAGGATCACAATTATGTTTCGACCAGTGTTATTTGGCTTGGTGATAGTACTAGGAACAACATGTTTTAGTCAATGTGCATGAGTAgtcttttaatctttaaaatcacattcaaaatgaTTCATTTCGTGGTTTCATTGGCATCATGTGcagtttcttgatttttttttttcaaattcttttAGCGACATCTACTGGTGTGGTGGTGTTTTAAACGTTGCAGTCAATAGATTTGCTAATAAAATAGTTTAGAAATTGTCTTTAAACCACGAATATTCATcaaaaattacactttaacaaaaaccaaaaccttttttttttaaatattattttttatataaaatatattttttacatttaaaaatgtatttattctgttgttgttaaataaagataacaataataataggaccaactaaaactaaaattaaatttatttccaTGGCACCAGccctattttaaatataaaatattttagtttcaattaattcataaataataaacacaGATGTCACGTGGTTGGGAGAACCAAAAGCATCAGTAGATAGGTCCGTGAATTTCGTTATTTAATTACCGGTAATTGGTTTACAAAACAGTAATTTTGGTAAGTGACAGCTTAAGATAATTAAAACTAGATTAAACATAAAAGAGTGAGcgtgctttaaaatatttaaacaaaaataaataaatgcataggcCTACtgggaaaacaaacaaactggaaAACGTAAAAACTAAACTctaattatgtttaaattaaatacaattagaaATGCCCGTTTCAAGGTCCTATCGCACAAAATGTATTATCTGCGTCACAAGTCACGCTTTCGGAAAGTGGCAGTGCGCGTGCGCAATCGAGGACGTGGCAGTGACGTTACGCACACCGGAAGTGGTAAGGACTGGAACTGAAACCCCCACCTCCGTAATATCGACAAGCCGGGAATACTGAAAAAACGACGAAATGATACTGTAACCGTGAGTAAACGATTATAACCCATGTCAGGAATGTGTTAGCGAGTGCTTAAGGTCCATCTGGAGTGTTTATAGTTAAAATTAAGACAGACATTGTCGAGTTTTGGGCCAATTAGCGCCCAAAGGAATGCGTAACGTTACTGCTGGACTGAAGACGGGTTCAGTCTCTATACAGACGTAAACAAACCTGTTAACACCTTGAAGGATATAATTCGTGTTTAGAACATGTAAGTAAAAGCTTGTAATATATCTTCGCGAAGAATGAGCTGTACTTCATTGATTtgtgttattaaatgtttatcCGCGAAGCCAGAATATTCTAGGTGGCCTATAATCCGATAACAGGAGTTCAGTTCACCTCTCTGCTCATATGACTGATGGTCTGCTTACTTGTAAACATTATCTAGAGTGGGTTTCTTTTTTTGATATTATAAAGAAGGGTTAGCTGAGGTGTTGGGATCGGTATATAAACAGATGTGGGAATGTCATCCAGACAAGTGTGTTTACCGAAGTTGCTTATTTTATCTGGATTCACAGACAGCAGCCATGTACCTAGAGTGTTGAATTTGACTCcaagttgacagtagccattgactttcatattaTGGTGGTGATAGAAAACTAAAGAAGTCAATAGATACCATCAACTCCTTGggttaccaaaattcttcaaatatataatcttttgtgctcaacagaagaaataaactcattctGGTTTTGAACagcttgaggatgagtaaatgacagaatttttaggtgaactttccctttaagtttCTAAATGCTTTCTAAAACATTGTTTAGTCTCCTCTCAGCAATGACAATCAAAGTTCAGGTGATTGATTAAATCATTATTTGATCCTCAGATAATGTGCGGAGTTGCTGAAGAACAGTCAGCTCTTCCAAGCTCTTAGTAACATCTGAAGTCTGAAGTGTTTGCTTTGGCCTCATAAAGACACCAGCGGAGAATTTTACAGCATCCGGATTGCTTTAGACTCACTGTCACACAAAAACGTCCTGATATCATTTAGAGAAGGAGGTTCTGCAGCATTATCATGACGTGTCGGGACCGCACACTTGAGTTCCAGTCGGCTTGTAAGTCACTGCAGGGGAGACAGTTACAGGTATGACAATATTAAATGCATCTGCAAACATAGTGTCTTACAAAGGATATTCAGTGAACTGTGCAGTGGttttcacaaatgcttaaaactatgtgtaaatataaagtaataaaattaagGATAGAGTAATATTACACTTTACATTAAAAGTTTTTGAAAGGATAGTCAAAAACACAAGGTTCTGCCTTAGATTTCCTTCGCTGTTCCATGGAAGTAAAAAAATTCTCatcatatttttagattttcatgtTACTCTTTGCTCAATTTATTCACCTTCAGGCcatacaagatgtagatgaggtGGTGTTGTTGTTTATCTGTTTTATTGGAACATAAATTCAGCATTACGTCACAGAATGAGAaaccaaacagctgacaaaaacatcacaatatgcCACGATACCCACTGttgtcatgtttttatcagctgtttataatgataaatttctccaaatctgtgctgataaaaaaaaaataaaaaacattttggaagGTCTGGGGGTGAGTAAAGGTTTGGCTGAACTGATATCTTTTATATGCTGTTAATATTGGtgcataataacaaaacatttatatttttggtaaaaaaaaaaaacaaaaaaaacaattgctcTGTCTTTTCAGAATGGGACTCACACTAAACCTGCCATTAATGCCATTAAACAGCGCAGTGACTTCACTCTTATGGCCAAGTAAGAGTTCATATCTATGTTtttatttggtcttttttttgtCTCAGGGAAACTGTTCCTGATCTTTCTTCCTCAAAACTTTGCCCCGCTGAAACCTTGTTTCTTTTTCTCCATAACAGGCGAATTGGGAAAGACTTGAGCAACACGTTTGCCAAGCTTGAAAAGCTTACAATTTGTGAGTAACATGACCCTTATTGGTGATGTACGAATGTgtattttaacagtattgttCTGATGCTTGTCCATGGTTATTTGGCAGTCCCCTAGTTTAGTTTGGGGTCTAATATGATTGAGTTATCGATTTTCTTGCACTTTATGGTCTGGTGTCATTATAAACTTTTATTCTTCCCTCACTCCTAGTGGCTAAGAGGAAGTCTTTGTTCGATGATAAAGCAGTGGAGATTGAGGAACTAACGTACATCATTAAACAGGTCAGTGACATCTCTGTTGTCATTCTCCATATATCTCAGTTCTTACttatttcactttttcactttcactatcgACTTTGAAGTTGCCTGTTATGGTATCTGTTTTTACCAGAATCTTTCAGCTAACTATAATAGTGTGTAGGAGCAAACGTCTTGCAGTGATCTGATATATGCCGTCTGTGTCTCTCATCAGGACATCAACAGTCTGAACAAGCAGATAGCGCAGCTGCAAGACTTTGTACGATCCCGGAGTGGGCAAAACGGCCGCCACATCCAGACACATTCCAACACAATTGTTGTCTCCCTGCAGGTACAATCTTATATCTGATATTGCTGCAGTGCACAGGTATTCCAGACTCTCCAGGAAGCGTTATCTCCGATATCCCTAGCTGTAGACAGACAGTAGACGTGGTTGATCTCATTTTGATTGACATGAGATGACTACCACACCTTTCATTTTCCTGCTGCGGAACAGTCATATCTGTAAATGTTTGTGTTGCAGTCCAAGCTGGCATCAATGTCAAACGATTTCAAGTCAGTCCTGGAAGTGAGAACAGAGGTGAGTGTCTTTTTTTATGATCAGTGCCACAATTTTATAACATCATCAGTTTCATGCCAAGCTGTTGTTAggcttttaaatatttgataagaTCCATAGCAAAGCAAAAACGCACAAAGTATGTTTACTGTTCACCACGGTCCTATGAAACCACCAGCTCTTTCGTATGATTTTCATGtcagttttcttttgtttaaataACTTGTGTTGTACAAGAAGACATTTAGTTGAGTTGTAATGAGCGAAtgctattttattgttttaactgaGGCATATGTGTCCTGTCGTGTGTTCAGAATCTGAAGCAGCAGCGCAGCAGAAGAGAGCATTTCTCCCAGGCCCCTGCCTCAGCCTCTCCTCTGCTCACCAATAACTTCAGTATGTCACCTCTTCAGTActgctgatttcatttgattttgattttgtggTTCACACATCTGAACACTTATCCCTTTAGGTTCCAGCATTTGCCTTTTGATTTCAGATAGATCTCCGTAATGAGTCAAACTATTATGATTTATTGCtagttaatattttacaatagtgTTTGATTGTGCCAATACAATAATTCACTACAGTGCCATCAGCAGAAAACCTTTAGACACATTTACTCATTCTGTATAAATATTTTCTTCATAGTAAATTGATCACTCACAACTATGGAATAATGCTAGTTATGTAGTGACATAATTTTTCACCTAGTCATATTCTTCGAAGTATCTGTGGTTTTGTTTGTACACTTGGAGTCTTTATTCTGTATTTAATAGTTTTCAATGTCTTGGCTCTCGCAGACAGCTCCGTTCTGATGCAGGATGAGTCCAGGAGTCTGGGAGGAGAGGTGGCCATCGACATGGACTCTAGAGCAAACCCTATGCAGCTGCAGCTCATCGATGAACAGGTATCAGTCTCACAGGAAATCAGGAACTGAATGCAGTCTAGGCTGCTGTTTGGAGCTGAAGGTTTGAGACTATGTTTAATGATTGATTTCAACATCAAATGTCTGTTTATGTTCTTGTAGGACTCGTATATCCAGAGCCGAGCAGATACCATGCAGAACATCGAGACCACCATTGTGGAGTTGGGTTCCATCTTTCAACAGCTGGCCCACATGGTCAAAGAGCAGGAAGAGACGATTCAGAGGTcatacaaccacacacacacacacacacacacaccacaggcaTAACATACTCCAAAACCACAGACTCAGCAGCACAGTACATGCTTCAGATACATGCTGTACAAACCAAACCACACACAAACAGTTACAGCAgcagtagtattttatttttttaagtcattgtGAGAGTTTCACTTGCATTTGTGATTAAAAGTTGATGTGTGCAAATATTCCAGGATTGACGCCAATGTGGAGGACACCCAGCTGAATGTGGAAATGGCCCACACTGAGATACTGAAGTACTTCCAGTCTGTCTCCTCCAATCGCTGGCTCATGATCAAGATATTCCTCGTtctcatcatcttcttcatcatctttGTGGTCTTCCTCGCCTGAGAAGGAGCGACCTTGAGTGTAAGGAGGGATGAAAACGGAGCCAAAGGTTTTGAAGGAGGGAGGAGAAGGTTATGGACTTATGGGCGAATGTGCAAAAACACAAGTAGACTGTGCCACAGGGGACTCTGGCTCCCGGGGGGAGGGTGTGGTGGGGTGGGATGATTTTAGTCAGAGGGACTTGAGTCAGATGTTAATTCTGTCACTGTCGACTTTCACTCTCTTGCACTAGAGGGTGATGGAGGATGATGCTGATGAAGGAGGACCTGAGATTTActgtgtatttataaaaaaagagagagagcgagagagagagagagagagagagaggtagtgTTCTGATTCACTCTGTTCTCTTTAAGCTTCATCTACATCTGAATGAATAGTTGAGCCTTCGTTTGTTATTAATGATCGCATATTAAAAGAGAAGGCTTTTTCCCCAAGTGGTTTGATTCTCCAAACTGCTTTAGTTGGTATTTCTCAATGTTATCCGGAATCAGCGATAACAaattgtttcttctttttttcctttaaattaaatgtgaccTGGTTATCCTCATAAAATACTCCTGATAATAATAATTCCCCCATTAatctttattaatattgttattgtatttatatCATAAATACAGGCAGTTATTTGCAACTTATAAGTGAATCTCACAAAGGAATATCAGTCATATTTTACCCCCCAAAATTTGATaggaaaaataattaatacaaaaagtGATGTGTTTCTAGgacctttgactttttttatgaaaactaagTTCTTATATGTAATGTGaaaacaatactgtataatgaTATTTATTAGGCTATATctagcatgatttttattttaattattaataatagtatgaATTAAATTAAGTACAAACAATGCTACCTTATTATGTACttataataaatgtacaaataaatttataaattgaATATTTTTCTTTCACATTACATTTATGGGAATTTGGGGGGAAATGTGCTTAGTTGTCATTAAGATAATGCCACAAtgcaaaaaaagatatatattttgatggtcctaaaaaaatagaaatttttCTTTTGTGGGTGGGGAAATATAAGTCTGatattttctgatcattttcATCAGATTCTTCTTTCTTGTGTTAAGGCCTTTTGATTGCAGGCTCTGTAAATATGGGGTCTGTAATGTTATATACTGTTTAGAGAATttcagtttgtttcttttttcttttttttattctgccaAATACACAAGAAGGAGTTCGAGGAAATTGCCTGGTCTTATGATTTTGCTTTGTGCAGGAATAAACAAGGTGCGAATGAAGACCAGAGTTTTATACAGTACTATAGAATTTAAAAGATCATACTGTGGTTTAAGTAGCCCAAAGAGACTCCAGACAGGTCTAAAGCTATAAACGGCTCATTCATTACATCAGGATATGTTTGGTGATGAAACCGACCGGTACTCTGAGAACTGAACGCTGGATGTGTTTCCTTCATTTGAGAGGAGCAGCTTTGGCCGGATGAACATTCTGGCCGCCTGCACAAAGAACCGAAGATCAGCTCCTTCATGCTGTGAATAATGAAACCGGAAAGGGAGCTGGCAGACATGATGTCTTCTTCACTTAGAAGCAGGATTTTCTAGGTCAAACTTTCTAATTTGGTAAATCACAGACTTTCTCTCTCCCACACATGCCACACTATCTCAAATCAAACTCATGAACGATGTACAGTGATTATTTAATG
This DNA window, taken from Carassius auratus strain Wakin chromosome 14, ASM336829v1, whole genome shotgun sequence, encodes the following:
- the stx5a gene encoding syntaxin-5a; the protein is MTCRDRTLEFQSACKSLQGRQLQNGTHTKPAINAIKQRSDFTLMAKRIGKDLSNTFAKLEKLTILAKRKSLFDDKAVEIEELTYIIKQDINSLNKQIAQLQDFVRSRSGQNGRHIQTHSNTIVVSLQSKLASMSNDFKSVLEVRTENLKQQRSRREHFSQAPASASPLLTNNFNSSVLMQDESRSLGGEVAIDMDSRANPMQLQLIDEQDSYIQSRADTMQNIETTIVELGSIFQQLAHMVKEQEETIQRIDANVEDTQLNVEMAHTEILKYFQSVSSNRWLMIKIFLVLIIFFIIFVVFLA